A stretch of the Methylacidiphilum caldifontis genome encodes the following:
- a CDS encoding GAF domain-containing protein has protein sequence MHLAHLRKLSGEISIEKVKKLLTVQGVIRHFLKIAISRTASDSGSFVLFNPNTGLLDIEASFGLKHKAKKTKLKVGEGITGWVINSAKTMRIDDVTKDWRYVSIDPRIQSELAVPIEWQSTVIGVLNVDSHQKAHYSLEHEKELEAIAAESAQWLSLAWEFEKLRQQADQLSTLIEIGRTIVSQEDLEKTLEGVVRNAVTFMNANKGKLFLLNPDKTELHLIASCDKDKETMKKEKMTISLSESIFGVVVKKCKPLAIQDIHEESLIHCPELAMEKEMVSFLSVPLVFSSECQGVLALFTAFPHRFSNSQIQLLQTLADLSAVALAKARLLDRIVQTEENLREGERLLSLGLLAAEIAHEIRNPLTVIHMLIHSLKTRIQHDPVSQKDLEVLEKKMIQMNRIVDQVLVLGKATQPSLESLKVEEIIEDVLLLSRHKLAGQKIEVKTSISPSIPKIKAERSQVEQAVLNLILNGAQAMGEGGVLEIIAEIEETETDPYLAIRVKDSGSGMSKAEIEELFVPFLTRKKQGTGLGLAIVQKIMENHRGKVKVSSTLGEGSTFSLLFPLFD, from the coding sequence ATGCATCTTGCTCATCTGCGGAAATTGAGTGGTGAAATATCCATTGAAAAAGTAAAGAAGTTGCTGACGGTTCAGGGAGTTATCCGGCATTTTTTGAAAATAGCGATTAGTCGAACAGCATCGGATAGCGGTTCTTTTGTTCTATTCAATCCCAATACGGGTTTGCTTGATATAGAAGCCAGTTTTGGCCTTAAACATAAAGCCAAAAAAACCAAGCTTAAAGTGGGCGAGGGGATTACCGGCTGGGTCATTAACTCGGCTAAGACCATGCGCATTGACGACGTCACAAAAGATTGGCGTTATGTCTCCATAGACCCTCGGATTCAATCGGAGTTGGCCGTTCCCATAGAATGGCAATCCACCGTCATCGGTGTCCTTAACGTCGATAGCCATCAAAAAGCTCACTATAGCTTGGAACACGAAAAGGAGTTGGAAGCCATTGCTGCGGAATCCGCCCAATGGTTATCATTGGCATGGGAATTTGAAAAACTCCGACAACAAGCTGACCAACTTTCTACTCTTATTGAGATAGGCCGAACGATCGTTTCCCAGGAAGATCTTGAAAAGACTTTAGAAGGGGTAGTAAGGAATGCCGTGACGTTTATGAATGCCAACAAGGGAAAGTTGTTTCTTCTCAATCCAGATAAGACTGAACTCCATCTCATCGCTTCTTGTGACAAGGACAAAGAAACCATGAAAAAAGAGAAGATGACGATCTCTTTAAGTGAGTCTATTTTTGGGGTCGTCGTCAAAAAGTGCAAGCCGTTGGCTATACAGGATATTCATGAAGAATCTTTGATCCATTGTCCTGAGTTGGCTATGGAAAAAGAGATGGTTTCTTTTTTGTCTGTTCCTCTTGTTTTTAGCAGCGAATGCCAGGGGGTGCTTGCCCTTTTTACCGCCTTTCCTCACCGGTTTTCAAATAGCCAGATCCAGCTACTACAAACCCTTGCCGATCTCTCGGCGGTGGCCCTGGCTAAAGCTAGGCTCCTTGATCGGATTGTTCAAACCGAGGAAAATCTCAGGGAAGGGGAAAGGCTGCTTTCCCTTGGGCTTTTGGCCGCAGAAATTGCTCATGAAATCAGAAATCCCCTTACGGTAATCCACATGCTTATTCATAGCTTAAAAACGAGAATACAACATGACCCAGTGTCTCAAAAAGACTTGGAAGTTCTTGAAAAAAAGATGATCCAGATGAACCGGATCGTTGATCAAGTCCTGGTGTTAGGGAAAGCCACCCAACCCTCTTTGGAATCGTTGAAAGTTGAAGAAATCATCGAAGATGTTCTTCTATTATCCCGGCATAAATTAGCGGGGCAAAAAATCGAGGTAAAAACCTCTATTTCTCCTTCCATTCCTAAAATTAAAGCTGAACGATCACAGGTTGAACAGGCGGTTTTGAACCTCATCCTTAATGGAGCCCAAGCGATGGGAGAGGGAGGAGTTCTTGAAATCATAGCTGAAATAGAAGAAACCGAAACGGATCCTTATTTAGCTATCAGGGTTAAAGATTCAGGATCAGGAATGTCGAAGGCGGAAATAGAAGAACTTTTTGTTCCGTTTTTGACAAGGAAAAAACAGGGAACGGGTCTTGGATTAGCGATCGTTCAGAAAATTATGGAAAACCACCGGGGTAAAGTCAAGGTCAGCTCAACACTAGGAGAGGGAAGCACTTTTTCTTTACTTTTTCCACTTTTTGATTAG
- the glnD gene encoding [protein-PII] uridylyltransferase, which translates to MSSFEKFLREIEKQWSQSKRKPKELVSFYRNFLKKESHHLRMEYALGSGGRAITYKRAELFRAVLTHMWTMALEQVYPQMALKEPAICLLAVGGFGRQELSPASDIDLLFLYDLKKESEQSIFELIHQILYFLWDIGLDVGHSTHQLDEIIAAANKDLQTKTALLDSDLICGSKVLWKKFQDVFEPSCITGKEKEFIEWRFEDLKEQHKKYGGTVLVQEPNIKWGCGGLRDYQNLFWIARVKEKIVQKEVIVKERWIDNKDWEKLKNAYDFLLRVREELHYREKRKFDLLTLGNQGKVANAFGYPQKDILGRVEEFMRQYYDHALQIYLIANSTAEAIAYQKKGFLSRSKAKKNIGSFTIEDHSLEVVNPEKLTENPILILRAFSFIQRWGLKIGTTLKMQIKHRLHLINYNFLRRKDVRNLIRLIFSRKGQVGEICRQMHEIGLLGRLFPEFAPLRCLVQHEFFHRYTADEHTLRALEVIDSLIGAKEAPYKQFATLFHQLQNPFILYLAILLHDTGRAASHKRHHEEQSAIHAMNVAKRLRLSSEELSLLVFLVDQHLLMSQIAARRNLEDEETILEFARIVMTQQRLDMLMLLTFADQEGTGESKNWSSWKNLLLWELYRQTSQALSNKEEFIIERRKSIEQIKEKTKERLSEKIDQEEVDAHFNNLPLRYFQTFSEESIAVHIETIHHFLEKQLDSHSNVLAPVVKWIDKPEFDYSEVIVVTWDRLGVFSRICGSFSIIGLSILSADINTRSDGIILDVFKVCTSKMEFASKEQYKDPFCKILEEVFLDESFDIASRIPKPGITVKKEIEGEFPTSISFDQDSSKNYTILDIQTPDKPALLYRISNALLELGIEIVSARIATEKGAALDTFYILNSSGQKVVKEEEIKSILKNIRKAIGI; encoded by the coding sequence ATGAGTTCATTCGAAAAGTTCCTGAGAGAAATAGAAAAGCAATGGAGTCAGAGCAAAAGAAAACCTAAAGAGCTGGTTTCATTTTACAGAAATTTTTTAAAAAAAGAGTCCCATCATCTTAGGATGGAATATGCTTTAGGATCCGGTGGCAGAGCGATCACCTATAAGCGGGCAGAGCTTTTCAGAGCGGTGTTGACTCACATGTGGACGATGGCCCTCGAACAGGTCTATCCGCAAATGGCTTTGAAAGAACCTGCAATTTGTCTTTTAGCTGTGGGTGGATTTGGCAGGCAAGAACTTTCTCCAGCCAGTGATATCGATTTGCTTTTTCTTTATGATCTCAAAAAAGAAAGTGAACAATCAATTTTTGAACTCATACACCAAATCCTTTATTTTCTATGGGACATCGGACTGGATGTGGGGCATTCGACGCATCAGTTGGATGAAATCATAGCCGCGGCTAATAAAGACTTGCAAACTAAAACTGCACTTCTTGATTCCGACTTGATTTGTGGCTCGAAAGTTTTGTGGAAAAAATTTCAGGATGTTTTTGAGCCCTCCTGTATAACGGGAAAGGAAAAGGAGTTTATCGAATGGCGTTTTGAAGATTTGAAAGAACAACATAAAAAATATGGGGGTACGGTCCTAGTTCAAGAACCTAACATTAAATGGGGCTGTGGAGGATTAAGGGATTACCAGAATCTTTTTTGGATAGCTCGGGTCAAGGAAAAAATAGTTCAAAAAGAAGTAATTGTAAAAGAGCGGTGGATTGATAACAAGGATTGGGAAAAACTGAAAAATGCCTATGATTTTCTTCTTCGTGTACGCGAAGAGTTGCATTACCGTGAAAAAAGAAAGTTTGACCTCTTGACCCTTGGGAACCAGGGCAAAGTGGCTAATGCCTTTGGGTATCCTCAAAAAGATATTTTAGGCCGGGTCGAGGAATTCATGCGACAATATTACGACCATGCCCTGCAGATCTATCTCATTGCAAATAGTACGGCTGAAGCAATCGCTTACCAAAAAAAAGGATTTCTTTCTAGATCAAAGGCTAAAAAAAACATAGGTTCTTTTACAATCGAAGATCATAGCCTGGAAGTCGTTAACCCAGAAAAACTCACTGAAAACCCTATTCTTATTTTAAGAGCCTTTTCCTTTATCCAAAGATGGGGCTTAAAAATAGGGACAACTCTAAAGATGCAGATCAAACACCGGTTGCATCTCATCAATTATAACTTCTTGCGTCGTAAAGACGTAAGGAACCTTATTCGCTTGATATTTTCTCGGAAAGGCCAAGTAGGGGAAATATGCCGGCAGATGCATGAAATTGGGTTGTTGGGAAGGCTTTTCCCTGAGTTTGCTCCGCTCAGATGCCTGGTCCAGCATGAGTTTTTCCACCGATACACGGCTGATGAACATACTTTGCGCGCCCTCGAGGTGATTGACTCTCTCATTGGAGCAAAAGAAGCGCCTTACAAACAGTTTGCCACCCTTTTTCATCAGCTACAAAATCCCTTTATTCTCTATTTAGCTATTCTTTTGCATGATACGGGAAGAGCGGCCAGCCATAAAAGACATCATGAAGAACAGAGTGCGATCCATGCCATGAATGTAGCAAAAAGATTGAGGTTATCTTCTGAGGAACTTTCGCTGCTCGTTTTTCTGGTTGATCAACATCTTTTAATGAGCCAGATCGCGGCCAGGCGTAATCTTGAAGATGAGGAAACCATTTTAGAGTTTGCCCGGATAGTCATGACCCAGCAAAGACTGGATATGCTAATGTTACTGACGTTTGCCGATCAAGAAGGAACCGGAGAATCCAAAAATTGGTCAAGTTGGAAAAACCTTCTACTATGGGAGCTCTATCGTCAGACCTCCCAAGCTTTATCGAACAAGGAAGAGTTTATTATCGAGCGCAGAAAATCGATAGAACAGATAAAAGAAAAAACAAAGGAAAGGCTTTCTGAAAAGATTGATCAAGAAGAAGTGGATGCACATTTTAATAACCTGCCTTTAAGATATTTCCAGACTTTTTCTGAAGAATCGATCGCGGTTCATATTGAAACTATTCATCATTTCCTTGAAAAACAACTCGACTCCCATTCCAATGTTTTGGCTCCCGTGGTTAAATGGATAGACAAGCCTGAGTTTGACTATTCAGAAGTCATTGTTGTAACTTGGGATAGGTTAGGCGTTTTTTCCCGGATCTGCGGGAGTTTTTCCATTATTGGCCTTTCTATTTTGAGTGCCGATATTAACACTCGTAGCGACGGTATCATACTCGACGTTTTCAAGGTCTGTACATCCAAAATGGAATTTGCTTCAAAAGAACAGTATAAAGATCCTTTTTGTAAAATACTTGAAGAAGTGTTTCTTGATGAATCTTTTGACATTGCTAGCCGTATTCCTAAACCCGGGATCACAGTTAAAAAGGAAATTGAAGGAGAGTTTCCCACTTCTATTAGCTTCGATCAGGACTCTTCTAAAAACTACACGATTTTAGATATTCAAACTCCAGATAAACCGGCTCTTCTCTATAGAATATCAAATGCTCTTTTGGAGCTTGGCATAGAAATTGTTTCGGCTCGTATAGCAACCGAGAAGGGAGCTGCCCTGGATACTTTTTACATTTTGAACAGTAGCGGACAAAAAGTCGTGAAGGAAGAAGAGATTAAATCAATATTAAAAAATATACGCAAGGCCATAGGCATTTAG
- a CDS encoding pyridoxine 5'-phosphate synthase yields the protein MIRLGLNIDHVATLRQARYKQTPFSSLANPSPLEAAKIAQEAGAHSITAHLREDRRHIQDEDMRLIRGAVRDLNMEMAPINEMVEIALQIKPNEVCLVPEKREEVTTEGGLDVAGNLSTIKKVVNELSQAGITVSLFIDPDPVQLKAAKEASAHCIELHTGQYALATEPKEIEEEIEKHKYCAHLAKELNLQLNAGHGLNYKNVSRYIHSVPFLHTLNIGHAIISEALFCGLKHAVQKMIQLLDKQ from the coding sequence ATGATTCGGCTAGGACTTAACATCGATCATGTTGCTACATTAAGACAAGCAAGGTATAAACAAACCCCTTTTTCTTCGCTTGCTAATCCGTCGCCCCTTGAGGCAGCAAAAATTGCTCAAGAAGCTGGAGCCCATTCCATCACCGCCCATCTTAGAGAAGACCGTCGGCATATTCAAGATGAAGATATGCGACTTATCCGAGGGGCGGTTAGAGATTTGAACATGGAAATGGCTCCTATAAATGAAATGGTGGAGATCGCTTTGCAAATCAAGCCTAATGAAGTCTGTTTGGTCCCAGAAAAAAGAGAAGAAGTAACCACGGAAGGTGGACTGGACGTTGCCGGCAACTTGTCAACAATTAAAAAAGTGGTTAATGAACTTTCCCAGGCAGGAATAACGGTAAGCCTTTTTATAGATCCTGATCCGGTCCAACTTAAGGCCGCCAAAGAAGCATCAGCCCACTGTATCGAATTGCACACCGGTCAATATGCTCTAGCAACTGAACCCAAAGAGATTGAGGAAGAAATTGAAAAGCACAAGTATTGTGCTCATCTTGCAAAGGAACTTAACCTACAACTCAATGCGGGCCATGGACTTAATTACAAAAATGTTAGCCGTTATATACACTCCGTTCCTTTCCTTCATACCCTAAATATAGGCCATGCGATCATCTCTGAAGCCCTTTTTTGTGGACTTAAACATGCCGTCCAAAAAATGATCCAGTTGCTCGATAAACAATAA
- the acpS gene encoding holo-ACP synthase — translation MKIIGLGIDLVENSRIESLYSRYGERFLKKIYKETELSYCLARANPIPHLAARFAAKEAAIKALGSPVAYWKDIEVASLRNSPPKLLFHGEISKLCSSKGVSSILLSFTHTPLAATAVVILGG, via the coding sequence ATGAAAATCATAGGATTAGGAATTGACTTGGTAGAAAATAGCCGGATCGAATCACTTTATAGTCGATATGGTGAGCGGTTCTTAAAAAAAATCTATAAAGAGACTGAACTTTCCTATTGTTTAGCCAGGGCCAATCCCATTCCCCATCTTGCAGCTCGGTTTGCAGCAAAAGAAGCAGCGATCAAAGCCTTGGGGAGTCCCGTTGCTTATTGGAAAGATATTGAAGTGGCTTCCCTAAGGAACTCCCCTCCAAAACTGCTATTTCATGGTGAGATCTCAAAGCTTTGTTCATCCAAAGGAGTAAGCTCTATTCTTTTATCCTTTACTCATACTCCCCTAGCTGCCACGGCGGTTGTTATTCTTGGAGGTTGA
- a CDS encoding class I SAM-dependent methyltransferase: MKSFCRFFLFIYFFFYPGAVIVCQPGSYFYDSFQLASEYDKLSNPQFIQGKKLVSLLKIKKGQKVLDIGCGTGRLAAYVAEITGREGTVIGIDPSPFRIDIARRREKENLKFKVASTEDLYLFKDNYFDVIYLNSVFHWIDNKPQAIADIYRLLKVGGKLGIAMGAKQQNLFLMSIVRKSVQSVLGYVPKEFDTTEYRREAEEAQGLVLESGFKILETKTQNYIDLFKTGEELIRFYESSSGGSLLREFPDFQRKKIISHIEQALDRLKTPKGIAIPHSILFLICEKPK; this comes from the coding sequence ATGAAGTCGTTTTGTAGGTTTTTTCTTTTTATTTATTTCTTTTTTTATCCAGGGGCCGTGATTGTTTGTCAGCCAGGAAGTTATTTCTATGATTCCTTCCAGTTAGCTTCTGAGTACGACAAATTAAGTAATCCTCAGTTCATCCAGGGGAAAAAGCTTGTTTCTTTATTGAAAATTAAAAAAGGCCAGAAGGTGCTTGATATCGGTTGTGGCACAGGAAGACTGGCTGCTTACGTGGCTGAAATAACGGGGAGGGAAGGTACAGTCATTGGGATCGATCCTTCCCCTTTTAGGATTGACATAGCACGCAGGAGAGAAAAGGAAAACCTTAAGTTTAAAGTTGCTTCCACCGAAGATCTTTATCTATTCAAAGATAACTATTTTGATGTCATTTATCTCAATAGCGTTTTTCATTGGATCGACAACAAACCACAGGCCATAGCGGATATTTATCGTTTATTGAAAGTAGGGGGAAAATTAGGCATAGCGATGGGGGCTAAGCAACAAAACCTATTTTTAATGTCGATTGTGAGAAAATCAGTGCAATCTGTATTAGGCTACGTCCCCAAGGAGTTTGATACAACCGAGTATAGACGGGAAGCTGAGGAAGCCCAGGGACTTGTCCTTGAAAGCGGTTTTAAAATCCTAGAAACAAAAACCCAAAACTACATTGATCTGTTTAAAACCGGAGAGGAACTTATCCGGTTTTATGAGTCGAGCAGTGGAGGAAGCCTGCTCCGGGAGTTCCCTGATTTTCAAAGAAAAAAAATTATATCTCATATCGAACAGGCATTAGATAGATTAAAAACTCCAAAAGGTATAGCCATTCCTCATTCGATCCTTTTTTTGATCTGTGAAAAGCCAAAATAA
- a CDS encoding AraC family transcriptional regulator: MNLSKIEEGAWKDISGRWRQLAGGFYSHGWSLELIESRIDGYFDWSKSFHHNSLEICINNLGHGVIYSNGSMVEFRPGTVGFYAISKKRLHAERKAGEYAQFVTVEWSRQALAEELKGMEEWLLPPVKAWLEGKREEPLIGSPRIMSSSLRVRLENLLSGTFSQPTLTLFAHALSLEAAAEVLFEPINTDVKICPFSPAHKLIVEKAKEYLKEHFTRSIRLTELAQYVGVSPSYLSRLFSKEMGMTIPIYIRNLRIEKAAELLKRGDYNVTEAAFAVGYSSLSYFSKVFCQVMGCCPCVYPSPKRLVSK; this comes from the coding sequence ATGAACCTTTCTAAAATTGAAGAAGGGGCATGGAAAGATATTTCGGGCAGGTGGAGACAGCTGGCCGGGGGTTTTTATTCTCATGGTTGGAGTTTGGAGCTTATTGAATCCCGTATCGATGGTTATTTTGACTGGTCGAAGAGCTTTCATCACAACAGCTTGGAAATCTGTATCAATAATCTAGGGCATGGTGTCATTTATTCGAACGGATCGATGGTTGAATTTCGACCTGGAACAGTCGGTTTTTATGCGATTTCAAAAAAGAGATTGCATGCGGAAAGAAAGGCTGGAGAATATGCCCAGTTTGTAACTGTGGAATGGTCTAGGCAAGCCTTGGCGGAGGAACTTAAGGGGATGGAAGAATGGCTTCTTCCGCCCGTCAAAGCTTGGCTTGAAGGCAAAAGAGAAGAACCCCTGATCGGCTCTCCTCGAATAATGTCTTCGTCTCTGAGAGTCCGGCTGGAAAACCTTCTGTCGGGAACATTCTCTCAGCCAACATTGACTCTTTTTGCCCATGCTTTATCCCTTGAAGCCGCTGCAGAAGTCCTTTTTGAACCGATCAATACCGATGTCAAGATATGCCCTTTTTCACCCGCGCATAAGTTAATTGTTGAAAAGGCAAAGGAGTATCTTAAAGAACATTTTACTCGCTCTATCCGGCTAACTGAACTTGCACAATATGTTGGAGTGAGTCCTTCGTATTTAAGTAGGCTTTTTTCAAAAGAAATGGGTATGACTATTCCTATTTACATCCGTAATCTTCGGATTGAAAAAGCGGCGGAGCTTTTAAAAAGAGGTGATTACAATGTCACGGAAGCCGCTTTTGCTGTCGGCTATTCCAGCTTAAGTTATTTTAGCAAAGTTTTCTGCCAGGTCATGGGGTGTTGTCCTTGTGTATATCCTTCTCCCAAAAGGCTGGTCAGCAAATAA
- a CDS encoding response regulator has translation MNREKQIPISVLVIDDEPQILKLLKLILEAKGYRVFLASRGEEGILETAQRRPDIVILDLLLPDMNGTTVIQRIREWSQVPILVLSAIDQEKDKVQALDYGADDYLTKPFGEEELMARMRVLLRRLQPQDNLQVFRSDGLEVDLVNRRVFFHKKELRLTATEYGILRLLVRHAGKVLTHRQILQEVWGPRGMDQIHYLRVYMARLREKIGENSLQPKILLTEPGVGYRLMILDPEDGIK, from the coding sequence ATGAACAGAGAAAAACAGATTCCGATTTCTGTCCTGGTTATTGATGATGAACCGCAGATACTAAAACTATTGAAACTGATTCTTGAAGCAAAAGGGTATCGGGTTTTTCTTGCTTCTAGGGGAGAAGAAGGTATCTTGGAAACGGCTCAAAGAAGACCCGATATTGTTATTTTAGATCTTCTGTTGCCAGATATGAATGGAACAACTGTAATCCAGAGGATAAGGGAATGGAGCCAGGTGCCAATTCTGGTGCTGTCCGCTATTGACCAGGAAAAAGATAAAGTCCAAGCTCTAGATTATGGGGCTGATGATTATTTAACCAAGCCTTTTGGAGAAGAGGAGCTGATGGCTAGAATGAGAGTACTTTTACGAAGACTTCAGCCTCAAGACAACCTCCAGGTTTTCCGGTCGGATGGTCTTGAAGTGGATTTAGTTAACAGGAGGGTTTTCTTCCATAAGAAAGAACTACGGCTGACGGCTACCGAATATGGCATATTAAGACTTCTGGTTCGTCATGCAGGAAAAGTCTTAACTCATAGGCAAATATTACAAGAAGTATGGGGTCCACGGGGGATGGACCAGATTCATTATCTGCGCGTTTACATGGCCAGGCTTAGAGAAAAGATTGGGGAAAACTCGCTGCAACCTAAAATTCTGCTAACCGAACCTGGAGTCGGGTATAGGCTGATGATTTTGGATCCAGAGGATGGCATAAAATAA
- a CDS encoding sensor histidine kinase, whose protein sequence is MQDQIDNRPNPDALLEVVQKEEGEKNRGSLKIFLGMCPGVGKTYAMLQAAQVELNNGKDVVIGYVETHGRKETELLTRGIPIIPRKIVQYRDIFLEEMDLDAILERKPQLVIVDELAHTNAPGMRHLKRYQDVLEILEAGIDVYTTLNVQHIESRTDMISHITGAPIYEKVPDSIVDIAEIELVDLSPEDLLKRLAEGKVYIPDQARAAALNFFREGNLRALREIVLRLAAEKAGKDVQEYMQIMHIQGPWKISHRLLVAISASPFSEALIKWTRRNAESLKCPWYAVYVETSRVLAEEDQQRLSKNIELAKHLGAEIITTADEDIVRGILRVARQWNITQIVFGKPRGRGLVEWFKSRSLLHRLVRESGEIDIHIVGEEEKERETKKQKILPIPESSFSQYGLTCLVIFAITLFCLWVNQWIGSRSIGMIYLLGIVILALFVGRGPVLVAALLSAIIWDFCFLSPKFSFGIQGIESGFVVFSYFVVALVLGQFITRLRAQEKAERRREARISALYMLSQELSQAAGLDEIVIKVVEQLSHFFQAEVAVFLVNPFDNKLSGLPHWASTLKVTEKEASVAAWAFEHGKAAGRFTENLPLSKAYYVPLSTHKGSVGVLGISLPGIQSLSFDQKSLIQAFANQIALVIDRQRLAELAEHARVVAESERLSRTLLNSISHEMKTPIAVITTAIESLNKEDLSSEKRAMIIDEIRSATLRLNRIVRNLLDMARIESGRFKLKKEWADIHDLFNLSLKETQKELAGRQLKVDIQPGIPLIKIDFSLMLEALNNLLLNAALHTPPSSPIELSASVKKNALVIRVADRGPGIDPEILNRIFEKFYRGTGAPPGGTGLGLSIVKGVVDAHGGKVLVQNRPEGGAVFSIVIPLESVPEVHPMPTEEPVKK, encoded by the coding sequence ATGCAAGATCAGATCGATAACCGACCTAATCCAGATGCCTTGCTTGAGGTCGTACAAAAAGAAGAGGGCGAAAAGAACAGGGGGAGTTTAAAAATTTTCCTCGGCATGTGTCCCGGAGTGGGGAAGACCTATGCAATGCTCCAGGCAGCCCAGGTTGAATTGAATAATGGCAAAGATGTGGTTATTGGATATGTCGAAACCCATGGGCGAAAAGAAACCGAGCTGCTCACTCGAGGTATCCCTATCATTCCAAGAAAAATCGTCCAGTATAGAGATATCTTCCTGGAAGAGATGGATCTTGATGCGATCCTCGAACGAAAACCCCAACTTGTCATTGTAGACGAGTTGGCCCATACCAACGCGCCTGGAATGAGGCATCTGAAGCGATACCAGGATGTACTGGAAATCCTTGAAGCGGGTATCGATGTCTATACTACTCTTAATGTTCAACACATTGAGAGCCGGACAGATATGATCAGCCATATCACAGGAGCCCCTATTTACGAAAAGGTTCCTGATAGCATTGTGGACATAGCGGAGATTGAACTGGTTGATCTTTCTCCTGAAGATCTGCTCAAACGACTTGCCGAGGGCAAAGTCTACATTCCCGACCAAGCTCGGGCAGCAGCGCTGAATTTTTTTAGGGAAGGCAATTTAAGAGCGCTTCGAGAAATCGTTTTGAGACTTGCGGCTGAAAAAGCGGGCAAAGACGTCCAGGAATACATGCAGATAATGCATATCCAAGGACCATGGAAAATTTCTCACCGGTTACTGGTGGCCATCAGTGCAAGTCCTTTCTCTGAGGCTCTCATTAAATGGACGAGGAGGAACGCTGAAAGCCTGAAATGTCCATGGTATGCGGTATACGTGGAAACGAGTAGGGTTTTAGCTGAAGAAGACCAACAAAGGCTTTCAAAAAACATTGAATTAGCTAAGCATCTGGGAGCCGAGATCATTACTACGGCCGACGAGGACATTGTCCGGGGTATTCTGCGAGTTGCCAGGCAGTGGAACATTACCCAGATTGTCTTTGGAAAACCCAGGGGAAGAGGACTTGTTGAATGGTTTAAAAGTCGGTCCTTACTTCACCGGTTGGTGAGGGAAAGCGGAGAGATAGACATTCATATCGTCGGTGAAGAAGAAAAGGAAAGAGAGACAAAAAAACAGAAAATTTTACCCATTCCCGAATCGAGTTTTTCACAATACGGGCTAACCTGCTTGGTTATTTTTGCAATTACCCTTTTTTGCTTGTGGGTTAACCAATGGATCGGAAGTCGATCGATTGGAATGATCTATCTTTTGGGCATAGTAATCCTTGCCCTGTTTGTGGGCAGGGGTCCTGTCCTTGTAGCTGCCTTGTTAAGTGCCATAATCTGGGATTTTTGTTTTCTATCTCCAAAATTTTCCTTTGGGATCCAAGGGATAGAAAGCGGTTTTGTGGTGTTCAGCTATTTTGTAGTTGCTCTTGTTCTAGGCCAGTTCATTACGCGATTGAGAGCTCAAGAAAAAGCTGAAAGAAGAAGAGAGGCTAGAATTTCAGCTCTTTATATGCTAAGTCAGGAGCTTTCGCAAGCTGCAGGTCTCGATGAAATTGTCATCAAGGTTGTTGAGCAGCTCTCTCATTTTTTCCAAGCCGAAGTAGCCGTTTTTCTCGTTAATCCCTTCGATAACAAGCTTTCAGGGTTACCCCATTGGGCAAGTACCCTTAAGGTTACCGAAAAAGAAGCCAGTGTTGCAGCATGGGCTTTTGAACATGGTAAAGCGGCGGGTAGATTTACTGAAAATCTCCCTCTTTCCAAGGCCTATTATGTACCTCTTTCTACGCACAAGGGTTCTGTAGGGGTACTTGGAATAAGCCTGCCTGGGATCCAATCCCTTTCTTTTGATCAAAAAAGTTTGATTCAAGCCTTTGCTAACCAGATAGCTCTTGTTATCGATCGACAAAGGCTGGCTGAGCTGGCCGAGCATGCTCGAGTGGTTGCGGAATCCGAAAGGCTTAGCCGCACACTGCTCAATTCCATATCCCATGAAATGAAAACGCCTATTGCGGTCATAACCACCGCTATCGAATCATTGAACAAGGAAGATTTGTCGAGCGAAAAGAGGGCTATGATTATCGATGAAATCAGGTCGGCTACTCTTCGACTGAATCGAATTGTCAGGAATCTTCTTGATATGGCTAGAATCGAGTCGGGAAGGTTCAAACTCAAGAAAGAATGGGCGGATATCCACGACCTGTTTAATCTTTCTCTTAAAGAAACACAAAAAGAGTTAGCCGGCAGGCAGCTTAAGGTAGATATCCAGCCTGGAATACCGTTAATTAAAATTGATTTTTCGTTAATGTTAGAAGCTTTGAATAATTTGTTGCTCAATGCGGCCTTACATACTCCGCCCTCTTCTCCAATTGAACTCAGTGCTTCAGTGAAAAAAAACGCGCTTGTCATCCGGGTAGCTGATCGGGGACCAGGGATAGACCCCGAAATATTGAACCGGATATTTGAGAAGTTCTATCGAGGTACAGGAGCACCACCGGGTGGAACGGGATTAGGCCTTTCCATTGTTAAAGGTGTAGTTGATGCTCATGGGGGTAAGGTTCTTGTTCAAAATAGGCCTGAAGGAGGAGCTGTCTTTTCCATCGTTATTCCTCTTGAAAGTGTTCCAGAAGTTCATCCTATGCCAACCGAAGAACCTGTGAAAAAATAA